In Mycobacterium sp. Aquia_216, a genomic segment contains:
- a CDS encoding TetR/AcrR family transcriptional regulator, producing MAVHPEQPSAGGRPRAGRSPSRPAKLSRDGIVDGALTFLDREGWDSLTINALAMQLGTKGPSLYNHVDSLEDLRRAVRIRVIDDIITMLNRVGEGRARDDAVLVMAGAYRSYAHHHPGRYSAFTRMPLGGDDPEYTAATRAAAAPVISVLYSYGLDGEAAFFAALEFWSALHGFVLLEMTGVMDDIDTDALFAEMVLRLATGLDTRNPAGGTPPK from the coding sequence ATGGCAGTTCATCCGGAACAGCCGTCGGCCGGTGGGCGCCCACGTGCCGGCAGATCCCCGTCCCGGCCGGCCAAGCTGAGCCGCGACGGGATCGTCGATGGCGCACTGACGTTCTTGGATCGGGAGGGCTGGGACTCGCTGACGATCAACGCGCTGGCGATGCAGTTGGGCACCAAGGGTCCGTCCCTCTACAACCACGTGGACAGCCTGGAAGACCTGCGTCGCGCGGTGCGGATCCGGGTTATCGACGACATCATCACGATGCTGAACCGGGTCGGCGAGGGGCGCGCCCGCGACGACGCGGTGCTGGTCATGGCCGGCGCCTACCGTAGTTACGCCCATCACCACCCCGGGCGGTACTCGGCGTTCACTCGGATGCCACTGGGCGGCGACGACCCGGAGTACACCGCGGCTACTCGGGCTGCGGCCGCGCCGGTGATCTCGGTGCTTTACTCCTATGGTCTCGACGGCGAAGCCGCTTTTTTCGCCGCGCTCGAATTCTGGTCTGCGCTGCACGGCTTCGTCCTGCTGGAAATGACTGGTGTCATGGACGACATCGACACCGATGCGCTGTTCGCCGAGATGGTGTTGCGCCTGGCCACCGGCTTGGACACGCGCAACCCAGCGGGCGGCACCCCGCCGAAATAG